The genomic stretch TTAAAAGGTACATCTAAGGCATTGTTTCCATTTGGACTGGCTGTGACCCTCTTATTTTCTTGAAAAGTGGTCATCTGTCATATCAGCAAGTTCCCCGTCGAACAATTTTTACATGCTTGTGCTCTTCCctacaaacagaagagaaatatcTTAGAAGAGGAACACTACTTGAATTTTACAGACATGTTTTATAAAGTGGACTCTCTCATGTCTTTCTATGTGTTCAATTAAATGCAGTGATGCATTAATTGCATCACTTACTGTAAGCATTACCACAAAGTAACCATGATGCAAAAATGTATGAATCACATACACAGACTAACTTACCGCAGGCTTTGTTACCTATAAAAACCTGATAAAACCATCTGCAAATCTGAGAACTATCAAACCACACGACAAATCTCACCAGGAGGACTAACATGTCCATTACAAAGCACTAACACAAGTTAAACTTCGCAGTCTCTGAGGTGCAAATCAGTTCTAAGGCTTACAATATTTCCACCTTTCACATGGGAATTCAGTGGGAAGGGTGTGCATCCTGATGCACCTCTGCATCTGAGGCTTCACTAAGTGTGGTTCTCTGAATGCTAGAATCTTATTTAAGGAAATTTTAGCCAAGTACCCCTTAGCTTGGGAacactggtttggtttttttgcaagTCCTATATGTAGTATTTTGGGGAGCTCCATTTACAAATCTCAATTTACCAGGCAAGTGCAgatagaaaaagaaagtaatacAATGCAAATTGTCCTAGATGGTCAGTTTGTTTCCTTATCTTAACAGAATCAAGCTGGTTTACTCCTCATGAAATTCAAGAGACTTACGTTTACCCAAAAGCAGGGTTAATCTGTACTAATAGTTTTATCAGGGATCTTTTTAACCAGAAGGTAGTGGAGCAGATTAGGAATATGAAAGGCAAAATCAAGGCCAGGGGATGTAAAACACCAGAAAAGATGTAAGGAGAAGTTCTGGCTGAAGGACAGCCCTTACACTAAACCCTGCAAAGACAGCTGAAGCTGCTGCATCTATTTCCAAAGAGCACGTGTTGCTGTCGGACTAGGTTTAAACTAAGATCAGATGGGGTCATTGCTACTGGACACTGAGTGCGGAAGAGACCTGGGATGTGAGCACTAATTTAAGAATGGATTAAATCtaagctttaaaagaaaaaaaaaaagtagggagGAAAACCCACTTTGGTCTTACAGTTAAGGGGTTTCACTGCAGAGCCAGGATGGGCAGGGTTTGTGCTTCACCTTTGCTCCAGGTGTCTCATGTTATCATGGATCAACCACAGCAACCTCTTCTGCAGCACTCCATTCACACAGGGCTTGGCAGGTGCCCACACAGTCCTGCATGGCTAAAACAGCTCATGGACAGTACTGTCTTAGCCATCAGggaagtacaactccctttaaAAAGACCCTTCATGGGCTTAAATATGGGCTAGAACACATCTGCAAGTTGGCCATTGAGAATCACTCCAAGTTAATTGAGAAGTGCCTGTTTTATAATTTAGTACTGGATATGTCCATCTATCTGTTTCTATATCACCACATTACACTATTTCAGCAGCTGGTCGTGCAGCTTGCTAAATAGGGCAGAAAAATCTCTGTTCTGTCCTCCTAAGAAGTGTGACAGACTGTACCTTAGATTACTTGGAGTGGAATGACCATTGCTTATGACTATGGACAGTTCTTCAAAGCTGAAATTCCTCCAATAAAGCAATGTGTTTTATCCGTGTTGTGTTCATGCCAAGTCAAACACTTTAGAACAACAACTCCAGACTGAACTAGAAGGCCCCCAAATGTGCCAACTACTGAACTATAGAAGAAAAACCATCAGGAGAGTATCTGACCATCCTATGTCCGTTCAGATCAAAATACATGTTTCTGAGCATGTAAGAAGACAGCAAAAAAAAGATAGTTAAGACAAAATTCTATCTTGTATGTATAATTGGATTTAATCTCATCACACAAAATGTGTCCTTTACATCTTATACTAAAAAGCAATAAGCCCCATCACTAATTACACTTAAGGAATTACTTAAGGAGTTGAAATAAGCAACAGATTTGACTGGAGAACCCTTTGTTCTGTGTGTAATGCTATATTCAGGAATCTGCCATGCATCCGTCTGGAACTGAGGGATCATGCCTAAAAAAATGAAGCATCTAGAAATGTAAGGCTGGATCTCAAAGCCCATCCTTCTGCTCTGAAAGGATCAAAGATACTGTTTAGGTCATGAGATGCTCTCTGGTCTGTATATCCACAATATGGATTTGCACTCTCTATGGGCGATACTCAGCACTTCTCTTTGTCTTTTATTGTACTGATTTCACTCCATTTCTCCAGATCCCTGAGCATTTTTATAATATCCTGCACAGATCATCATATCCATGCCATCTTGCAATTTTTATTACATAAAATATAATAGCACTTTCCAAAGTAAAATGCTGATCACTGCTTTTGAACCGCAGCATTTCAAACTTCTGTGATTTCATCCTTTAACAATTTCAGCTGAATAATTGTTTGTCTGCTTCTGTGAATGTCAAGTGGAGATAATGTAAAATGCCTTATTAATGTCATGCACCAATGCTTCTACTTCCTCCTACTCTGTTTGGCCAAGTTATCGTGCCAAAAAACTAAATCTCATGGATTTGATCGGATTATTTCTGACAAATCTGTATCTGCTTTGCTTACTTTCCTCTTTACCTCTGGCTATGTACAAAGCAAATCACTTAATAACTTACTCCAACAGCGCTCCAGGCAGGAAAGATGGGTAGGCTCCTAATACATAACATTCCAGAacctcttttcttcccttttaagAGATTCTACTGCgtgtgaatttctttttttcctaagctaTAGGTTTACCAATTTTCTTTGCAATCTGTCGTTTGCTTGTGTAGTTTGTGTTGTGTTCTGGTTAAAGTGTTAGCAAATTCTGCAGATCTGCATGACACACTTCAGCACTTTCTTTACAGTATTACCTTAAGTGTCCTTTGACACCTTTGCCTCTTTCCTTATTCTGGCCTATGTTTCCTCTGTCTTGGTCATTTGAATTTTGTAAATCATCTGGTCAGAATTAATCTTTCCTCTGCCCCAAAGTCAGAAACACATTTCAGCCTTCCGTTTCTTGAGATCTATCTGTTCGCAATTTTCCAAGTTCCCCTCACTGCTATTCTGCTACTCTCACTTCTACCCTCTGTTGGAAACAAATGatcttttatttcatttgtatAAATTGCCTTTTACCATCAAAATTCTATTCACAGCAGTTCCTCTCAGTTTGTACGGAGAGACTGCTCTATAAAGGTTTCCAGTCAATTGTAATGGGAAGTAATAATGCTCACTAGATACTGATTCTGTGTtttcaatttgtttttaaaaattattaccttattaaagaataaaatactCTCAAATATCAGGCAgtctttttcttgatttttagaCAACCCGAAGGCAAAATAGTATTTCcccctaacattcagcattctTACTCTGTGAAAGAAGTACAGGTGATTGGATCTtgaacataaatattttatatttaaagctGCATTTTGGGTGAGATCTTTCATGTTTTCTGATGGAGAGTGTGGAAGGGTCTGGCATTATATTCATTGGTAGTATGGCATTGTATGAACATGACAGGCAACCTCCTCTAAGATGCTCCTTCTCAGGAATTACTAATACAAATACTCAGTACACCCAGCTGACTGAATCCAAATTAAGCCATTTACAGGTATCACAATAAAATCTGTTGCAAGGGATTCATGGCTGAGAGGACACTGCTGAAACTGTAGCGCAACAGTGCGAATGATCCAAAGCCAGTAAATGATCTATCAGTTACCTGGGATGTCAGGGTGAATGTTCTGCGTGCATATAGGGAAGGGAAGGACAGAATTAAGTGACTACCTGTTAGCAAGGCAGAGCACACACTCGTTTCCATAGGTCTCTCCATCCGTGCCACAAACTGGATGGTAGTCCCTTGGACATGTATGTGAACCATAGCTGTCACAGTCAGGCTAGGGAAGACAGGTACAAAAAAAGCTTAAGTTACACCATTTGAAACAGGTTTCTGCTCATGTTCTGAAGAATCCTGacatgcacagaaaaaaacGTGTCCAACAGGAGCTGGCATAGCATTTTAAAGTGCCACTTTTTTTATGCTCTTATGGGAATTTATCACTTGAGGCTTGGCTCCTACTGCCCGGCACGGCTCAGCTGTGGTGTCAGGACATATGTGTGCCCCACTGCGCAGCCCTTCTGACCTCTGAGCGTCAGCGGGACACACGGACAGCGAGTCCCCATGAAGGGCAATGCATCGAAGATGGTAAGAGATGGGAATCACCAGGGCTTGTGTGCTGCGGAGCCAGCAGCCTCCCGGGCCCCtcagctgtggggagagccccCTGCTCAGCACCGGAGCTCCGGAGCCAGGGCAGGCACAGACCCCCAGCGTGAGGCCCGCGGCTCTGGGGAAGGGGCAGCCGGCAGCGGGAGGCAGGGgacggcggggcgggcggcacTCACCGAGTAGCTAGCCATGGCGCCGGGACACGAGAGGAGGAGCCCTGTGGAGAGCAAGCGGCGTTAACGGCGCCTGGTCCCGCACGGGTCCCCCCGACCTCCGCGGGACCAGCCCTGCCCGTTACCGACCGGGCGCTGCCCCGTCCCCGCAGCCCCTGACTGTCcgctcctgggacaccctgaCTGTCCGCTGTCCGATCCCGGCATCCCCGACCAGCCGCTGTCCCGTCCCGGTCCCGGCTCCCCCACGACCAGCCGCTGCCCCGGTACCGACACCGGCCCCGATACCGGCCCCGACACCGGCCCCGACCAGGTGTCGTCCGGCACCATCCTGTGCCGGTTCCCCGCCCTGCCTCCGGATGGCTGGTGCCCACCCCCGGCTTTAGATTCCGCCGCCGCGCCGCTGA from Aphelocoma coerulescens isolate FSJ_1873_10779 chromosome 4, UR_Acoe_1.0, whole genome shotgun sequence encodes the following:
- the SPINK2 gene encoding serine protease inhibitor Kazal-type 2, which gives rise to MARLPALLLLLLPVLLAGLLLSCPGAMASYSPDCDSYGSHTCPRDYHPVCGTDGETYGNECVLCLANREEHKHVKIVRRGTC